A single region of the Silene latifolia isolate original U9 population chromosome 8, ASM4854445v1, whole genome shotgun sequence genome encodes:
- the LOC141594720 gene encoding uncharacterized protein LOC141594720, translating into MVAMRLLKAFPRTIKKNSSRATPMKTSDAPISMYLVYAKVGNPLTDDYYDSKGLLEYAWSHSVISDEQYNKAKEVCDFKELVWSNDCNIAMNVVFGIYKEIDIYNIYAPICLLNIWIKETKDVFEGYDPCYSSTLKSTSINQDVQSTLHANINTEMQMLVLNGKFASHVLLGPSYYCIKLQVGNPLTDDYYDSKGLLEHAWSHSVISDEQYNKAKEVCDFKELVWSNDCNIAMNVVFGIYKEIDIYNIYAPICLLNSTSSISAYYNEAGKYGLKRPRMFSEGYDPCYSSYAEKYFNKPDVQSTLHANINTGNANASIKWQVCKDSILNTYHVTVASVLPIYKKLIQGGLKIWIYRSPIFFEYFI; encoded by the exons ATGGTTGCAATGAGACTACTTAAAGCATTCCCAAGGACAATTAAG AAAAACTCTAGCCGAGCAACGCCAATGAAAACCTCTGATGCCCCAATAAGCATGTACTTGGTATATGCCAAA GTGGGGAACCCATTAACAGATGATTACTATGATTCGAAAGGGTTGTTAGAGTATGCTTGGAGCCATTCTGTTATATCAGACGAACAGTATAACAAGGCGAAAGAAGTATGTGATTTCAAGGAGTTAGTTTGGTCTAATGACTGCAACATAGCCATGAATGTTGTCTTTGGAATATACAAAGAGATTGATATTTACAACATATATGCCCCGATCTGCTTACTCAACA TATGGATTAAAGAGACCAAGGATGTTTTTGAAGGTTATGATCCATGCTACTCGTCGACGCTGAAAAGTACTTCAATAAACCAGGACGTACAAAGCACACTTCATGCAAATATCAACACAGAAATGCAAATGCTAGTATTAAATGGCAAGTTTGCAA gccatgttcttttgggaCCTTCATACTACTGCATTAAATTGCAGGTGGGGAACCCATTAACAGATGATTACTATGATTCGAAAGGGTTGTTAGAGCATGCTTGGAGCCATTCTGTTATATCAGACGAACAGTATAACAAGGCGAAAGAAGTATGTGATTTCAAGGAGTTAGTTTGGTCTAATGACTGCAACATAGCCATGAATGTTGTCTTTGGAATATACAAAGAGATTGATATTTACAACATATATGCCCCGATCTGCTTACTCAACAGTACATCATCAATCTCAGCGTATTATAACGAG GCTGGGAAGTATGGATTAAAGAGACCAAGGATGTTTTCAGAAGGTTATGATCCATGCTACTCGTCGTACGCTGAAAAGTACTTCAATAAACCAGACGTACAAAGCACACTTCATGCAAATATCAACACAGGAAATGCAAATGCTAGTATTAAATGGCAAGTTTGCAA agattcaattttgAACACCTATCATGTCACAGTTGCATCAGTTCTACCTATCTATAAGAAGCTGATACAAGGAGGCCTCAAAATTTGGATTTACAGGTCTCCAATTTTTTTCGAATATTTCAtttag